The Deinococcus depolymerans genome contains the following window.
CGAACATGACGGCCCCGCCGACCGGCACCTCGACCGGATCGCCGACCAGGCCCTCGTTCTGCTCGCCCATGGGGACGCTGGGCGCGACGAGGCGGGTGCGGGTGCGGCAGGTGCGCTGCACGTGACGTTTGAGTTCCTCCAGGCGGCTGTCGTCGACGCCGATCATCAGGGTGGTGTTGCCCTCCCGCAGGAAGCCGCCGGTGCTGGCGAGCTTCGTGACTTCGAAGGCATTCTGGGACAGGACGCGGACCAGCGCGGTCGCGTCGGCGTCCTGAATCACGGCGAGCACAAGCTTCATACCCCCGAGAATATCAAACCCCCCGCAGCGCGACGGTCAGGCGGTTGTCACCGGCTGCGCGGGGCCCAGGCAAAAAAGGGGGGCCGGGTCCCCCAGACGGGAAGACCGGCCCCCTGTGGTGGGAGGGGTCAGGCGACCTGTTTCTTCTTGCCGGTCGCGGCGGGCGCGGCCTGTTCGGTGCCGAGCGCCTGGGTTTCTTTCAGGCGGAAGATCACGAGGCTGCCCACGAAGGTGCAGGTGATCATGCCGTGCGCGTTCAGGAGGCTCAGGGCGGTCATGACGTCCTCGCGGGTCATGCGCAGCTGGTCACTCATGTACAGGGCGCTGTCGGCGCGGCCCTCGAGGTAGTCGCGGACGCGCTTGGCGTCGCCCGTCAGGGGCGTGGCGGGCACGTCGGCCAGACCGGGGTCCGCGAGGCCGTACACGGCGCGGGTGCCGGTACCGGGCAGGCGGCGCACGCGGCCCTGGTCGAGCAGGCTGGCGAGCGCGGCGCGCAGGTGCGACAGGGCCAGACCGGTGGTCTTGGCGAGTTCGGTCTCGACCCATTCCGGCTTGCTTTCCAGCGCCTTCAGGACGAGTTTCTCGTTGGCGCGGCGGGTTTCCTGCAGGTCTTCGAGGGTGGGGGGGTTGAACATGCGTGCCTCCGGGTGGTGCGGGCGGCGGACACGGGCAGTGGCCGGCGCGCTGGGACTGGGTGGGTTGGGCATCGTGGCGGCGCGTGCCTGTAGGGCCGTGACCGCTGCTTCATTGATCTGAACCTGCGCCGATGAGGGTGCCCTGAGCGGGCGGGGGTGGCCGGCTGTCACGGGAAGAACAGAGGGGAACTCGAACGCTCAAAGGAAGTGGTCGCCGGATGGACCGGGTGTAACTTTCAGGGCAGGGTGCGCCTGGTAGCGCAACTTTCCCATTGTTACAGATTTTCTCTCATCCTGCATGAGGTGACGGGGGGCTTGATCTTCAGGGGTGTCCTATGAAGGGGAACGCCCCGCCCCGTGACCTGGCCCCCTGTGCGTCCCCCTGCAGGCACTCTGTGAGCCCGGCAACCAATCAGATGCCCGGCGCGTAAGGACAGGCGTACACACAGGGATCCCGGTGGCGTCGCCTGCAGCGGCCCCACCCTGCCCGAGTGGGAGGTTCATGAATTCACTTCATTCCGTTTCGTCTCTGCCAGTCACCTCTTCCGTCGCCTCCGTCCCGGACGTCAGGGCACCCGGGCTCACGGGTCCGGAACCGGCGTCCCCCCTGATGCTGAGCGTCCAGCAGCTCGGCAAGTCGTACGGGAGCTTCCACGCGCTGCGGGACGTGACCTTCAGCGCCCACGGCGGCGAGGTCTTCGGTCTGCTCGGCCCGAACGGCGCCGGCAAGACCACCCTGCTGCGTATCCTGGCCACCCTGCTGCGTCCCGACCGCGGGCAGGCGCAGGTGGCGGGATTCGACATCACCCGCGACCCCGAAGCGATCCGCGCGCGCATCGGCGTGGTGAACGGTGGCATGGGCCTCCCGGCCCGCCTGACCGGCCGCGAGATCCTGCAGTCCTTCGCGCGGCTGTACGGCCTGACCCGCACCCAGGCCGACGCTCGTATCACGGAACTCGACACCCGCCTCGAACTGGGACGCACCCTCGACACCCGCGCCGCCGAGTACTCCACCGGCATGAAACAGAAGGTCGTGATCGCCCGCGCCGTCATCCACGACCCGGCCGTGCTGATTCTCGACGAGGCCGCCAGCGGACTGGACATCTTCGCGCGCCGCACCCTGCTGGACTTCGTGCAGGCCAGCCGCGCGCCGGGCCGCCTGACCGTGTACTCCACGCACGTCATGAGCGAGGTCGAGGAAGTCTGCGACCGGGTCGCCATCCTGCACGAGGGCGCACTGATCACGCTCGGCACCCTGCCGGACATCCTGAACGCAACCGGGGAACGCACCCTGGAACGCGCCTTCTTCGCGCTGGTGCGCGGCCAGCCCACCGGAGGCACGCATGTCTGAACGTCCCGCCCGCCACGGCCTTCGCCGCGCGATGGTCTGGGAGGTCGCCGCCCGCGACCTGCTCGCCACGCTGCGCGACCGCCGCACCCTGAACGCCACCATCCTGATGCCGCTGATCCTGATTCCGCTGTTCACGCTGGGCCTGCCGCTGATGCTCGGCAATTTCATCGGCGGGCAGCAGCAGGAACGCCAGACCATCGGCGTGAGCGGCCCGCTCCCCGCCCCACTGCGCGCCGCGCTGGAGCGCGACGAGACCCTCCCGGACGGCACGGTCGTGCGCGCCGGCGTGACCCTGGTGCCCGTCAGCGACCCGCAGGCCGCCGTGCAGAGCGGCGACGTCGACGCCGCCCTGCGCGTCCCCGCCACCCTGCCGGACCGCGCCGGGACCGGCCAGGGAACCCTGGAACTGCACGCCAAGCTGGGCAACCTGCGCGCCCAGACCGGCGCGTACTCCAAAGTCACGGACGTCATCGACAGCTACAACCGCACCCTGGCCGTGCAGCGTCTGGGCGAACAGGGCCTGAACGAGAGCGTCCTGCAGACCATCACCGTGAAACCCGTGGACGCCAGCACCGCCCAGGAGAAGCGCAGCGGCCAGCTGGCCTTCCTGATCCCCATGCTGATGCTGCAGTTCATCGTGTCCGGCGCAATGGCGACCGCCGTGGACGCCACCGCCGGCGAGAAGGAACGCGGCACCCTGGAAAGCCTGCTCGTCTCCCCGGTACGCCGCGCCGAGGTCGTCGCCGGGAAACTGCTGGCCACCACCCTGACCGCCCTGACCAGCGCGGCCTTCAGCGTCGCCGGGTTCCTGCTCAGCGGGCTCGCCATGCGCCTGTACCTGCAGCGGCAACCGGGCGCGGCCACCGCCCTCTCCGGCAGCATGGGCGGCCAGCTCACGCTGAGCCCCGGCAGCCTGCTGACCCTGCTCGGCATCGCCGCGAGCGCCGCGCTGATCATCAGCGCCCTGCTGATCGCGGTCGGCATCTACGCCCGCACCTTCAAGGAAGCGCAGACGTACATCGCGCCCATCACCATGGTCGTGGTCCTGCCGGCCGTCCTGCTGCAGTTCGCGGATTTCCTGACCTTCGGGCTGGGCGTGTACGCCGTGCCGATCATCGGTGGCATGATCGCCATCCTGGAAATCGTGCGCGGCGCGGCCCTCCCGTCTCACGCCCTGATCGCCATCGGCGCGAACCTGCTCGCCGCGCTGCTGCTCGGCCTGCTGGCCCTGCGGTCCTTCGGGCGCGAGGAAGTCATCTTCCGCAACTGACGCGAACTCCGGTTGAAGGGGCTGCAAAGGCCATTCAATCCGAGCGGACTCGTAGAGCTGCGCTGCAGAGCGAGCAGGAGAGAAACGCCCCTCCGGACGTGGAGTTGGCAGATCGGTGGTGTTCCAATCTGTCAACGAAATAAACGGAATCCGTATGACACGGGAGGCGGGAACCGCGGGTCGCGCCGACCGGCCGATTCCCGCTTTCCTTCCCGTCCGGCTCCCGGCGCGGCTCTAGAATGCCGCGCGAGATGAGAGTGGCGATCCTGGCAGACATTCACGGGAACGCGGACGCCCTGAACGCCGTGCTGCGTGACGCCCGGCAGCGCGGCGCCGCGCGGCTGATCGTGAACGGGGACGTGGTCAACCGCGGCCCGGACTCCGTCCAGGTCCTGCGGACCCTGCTGGACCGCCCGGACGTGACCTTCACGCTGGGCAACCACGACGACCTGCTGCGGCTGTGGCACGCCCGCAGCGACGCCCTGCCGGCCGACTGGTTCACGGACCCCTTCTGGGGAGCCACCGCCTGGAGTACCGAGCAACTCGACCGGGCCGGCCTGCTGCACGCCCCGGCCGACTGGCCCATGACCCTCACGCTGCGCGAACCCGGCCTGCCGGACGTTCTGATCGCGCACGGCACCGCCGACCACTACCGCGAGAGCCTCAGTGACCGCAGCGCCTCCGCGCGCGTGCAGGCGCTGCGCCGCGCCCCCGACGGCCGCGAGTACGGCGTGCTGATCGGGTCGCACATCCACCGGCCCGTCGATACCGTCATCGACGGCACGCGGGTCCTGAACACCGGCTCGGTCGGGTCGCCCGCCACCGGCGATCCGCGCGCCCAGTACCTGCTGCTGGACGCCACCCCGCACGGCTGGCAGGTCACGCCCCGGCTCGTTCCTTACGACCGCGCGGGCGTCCTGGCGCGGTTCGGGAGCAGCGGCCTGCTGCGCAGCGGTCTGAGCGCCGAGATCTTCCGGCAGGAGGTCCTGAGCGCCCGCAGCCTGTACACCCCCTACTGGACCTGGACCGAGCAGGGCGGCCTGCCGCGCAATCAGGCCAGCTGGCAGGCGTTCCAGGCACTTCGGCCCGCCACGGTCTGATACGGACTCCGATTGAATGGGCTGCAAAGACCATTCAATCCGAGCGGATGCGAGTAGGAGTAAAACGGGTTCCGGACGTGGAGTTGACAGATCGGTGGTGTTCCGATCTGTCAACGAAACAACCGGAATCCGTATAATACGGACTCCGGTTGAATGGCTTACAGAGCCGTTCAATCCGAGCGAAGCGAGTGGGAGCAAACCGGGTTCCGGACGTGGAACTGGCCATCCGGTGAAGGTCCGGATTGCCCGCGAAACAGACGGAGTCCGTATGAACCGGCGGCACAGGGCGCGGCCCGCACTCGCAGGGGAGTGCGGGCCGCGCCGCGATCAGGTATTGGAGACAGCGGCGCCACTGTGAGGGTCGCATCCGCTCGGATGGAACGGGTCGCTAAAACCGTTCCATCCGGGTCCGTATTACTTCAGGGTGGGGGGCAGCATCACCATGTCGATGGTGTAGATGACGCTGTTGCCGGCGTTGGTGCGGGCACTGATGGTGCTGCCCATCGCGTTGGCGGCGCTGAGGTTCCCGACGAGGTACGTCGCGCCACTGGCCTTGAGGTCAATCGAGCTGCCCTCGAGGGACCGCAGCTGCGAGACCTTCAGGCCGTCGTCGACCACGCGGCCGGCCACGACGTGGTACGTCAGGACCTGCTTGAGCTTGGCGGGATCGGCCATCAGGGCGTCCAGGGTCGCCTGGGGCACCTTGGCGAAGGCGTCGTTGGTGGGCGCGAACACCGTCACGTCGGTGGCGGTCAGGGCGCCGACCAGATCGGCCTTCTGCACCAGGCTGAGCAGGGTGCTGAACTGCGGCTGGCTGAGGGCCTCGACCAGACTGGCCGAGTTCATGACCATCGGCGCGGTCGTGGTGGTGGTGGTGGCGGTCGTCTCGGTCATGACCTCGGCACCGGTGGGCGGGTCAGGCAGGACCAGCGTGTCGGGAAGCAGCAGCTCGTTGATGGCGAAGATGTTGCCGTTGCTGGCCGTGATGGGCGCACCGTCGATCATGGCGGTGTTCACCATGACGCTGCTGCCGTCCATGGACAGGTCCAGGCTGGTGCCCTCGGCGCTGCGCAGCTGCGTGCCGGCCTTGAGGTCCTCGGCGTTCAGTTTGCCGCTCACGACGTGGTACAGCAGCACCTGCTTGAGGGTCTCGGGGTTGCTGGCGATCAGGGCCAGCTGGTCAGGATCCACGCCCTCGAAGGCCTCGTTGGTGGGCGCGAAGATGGTGTAGTCGTTGCTGATCAGCACGTCGGTCAGTTCGGCGTCGCTGATCAGGTCGCGCAGCGTGCTGAACCGCTCGTCGGCGACGATCATGTCGTACAGGGTGTTGCTCTCGGTCATCTCGCTGCCGGTGGCGGTCGCCTCGGTGGTGGCCGTCGTCGTGGTCGTCGTGGTCGTGGTCGTCATGGTGCCGCCACTCATGGGCATGGCGGGAATGCTCATGATGTCCACCGAGGGCGCAGCGGGCGCACTGACCGTCACGGCCGGGGCTGCGGGGGCCGTGGCGGGCTGCGCGGCGACGCTCATGGCGGGCATCAGGACCGTGTCGATCACGTGCACGGTGCCGTTGCAGGCCATCACGTCGGCCTTGGTCACCGTGGCGTTGTCGATCATGACCTTGCCACCGCTGACGCTGACCAGGAAGGAGCTGCCCTGCGCGGTCTTACCGGAGGACATGCCCATGACCTGCTTGGCGCTGACCTTGCCCGGCACCACGTGGTACAGAAGGATCGAGCGCAGCATGGCCGCGTCGTTCAGGGCCATGGCGAGGGTATCGCTGGGCAGCTTGGCGAAGGCCGCGTTGGTGGGCGCGAAGACCGTGTACTGACCGCCCATCAGGGTCTGGCCCAGGCCGGCGGCCTCGATGGCCGTGGCGAGGGTGCTGAAGTTCGGGTCGGACATGACGATCTGCGCGATGGACTTGCAGGGCGTGGCGGCCGGGCGGGCAACGGGCGCACCGGCACCGCCGGCGAGGGCGGGCGTGGCAAGCATCAGGCTGAGCGTGATAAAGCTGGTCTGCTTCTTCATGAAATCACCTCTTGAGAGATCTGGTTGTGCTGTATGTCCGGCACTTAATCTTCACCAAGCCGGCGGAGAATGCAACTACAGGAAGGTTTCCAACAATTCGTCTAAATAAAAAAGCCCCCGGTATTGGGGTCATTCTCATTCAGAATTCACGCAGGGCGGGGGCCGCGCCGTGCCGGGGGCAGGTCTGATAAGAACTCCGTCTGTTCCATTTACACCCCGCCAACACACCGGGTTGCCACCGCCACGCCCTTCAGGTTGTCCCGATCCTGCGCTGCAGGGCCGCTCTGCGAGTCGTCTCCGCTCGGACGGAGCAGGGTTGTTCAACCATTCAGCCGGAATCGGTATCATACGGATTCCGTTTGTTTCGTTAACAATCCGGAACTTCACCGGATTGCCGGCTCCACGTCCGGAACCCGTTTTTCTCCTGCTCTGCGGGGCAGCTCTCCGAGTCGCATCCGCTCGGATTGAATGGGCTGCTAAGCCCATTCAATCGGAGTCCGTATCAGAGCCGTTCGCTGAAAGGGGGCACCGGAAGTCTGTTGTTCCGGTGCCCCCTTTCTCTCTCTTTCTCTGCTTCGCAGCTGTGCCAGTCCGTCCTGCCCGTCACCCTTCACCCGCTCTCCTGCGGAGCTTCACCAGTCCGCCCGGCCAGACAGACTGCCTCTTCATGGCAACTTCTACTTTCCGAAGTACTCCGGCAGTTCCGCCTCGCTGACCAGAACGTCACGCGGCTTGCTTCCCTGATGCTTGCTGACGATCCCCATCGCCTCGAGCATGTCCATCAGCTTCCCGGCGCGGGCGTGCCCCACCGACAGGCGGCGCTGCAGCCGAGACACGCTCCCCTGACCCTCCTCGATGCAGATCTGCGCCGCCTGCCGCAGCAGCGGATCGGAAAAGTCCATGTTCGACCGGTCCGCTCCCGGCCCGCTGGCCTCCATGCCCCCCTCGAAATCCGAACCGTACGCCTCCACGAAGGCGTCCTCGAACACCTGACGGCGCAGCTCGTCGGCAATGCGGGCGGACTCCACTTCACTGATGTACGGCCCCTGCAACCGCACGGGCTTGACCAGTCCCGGCTGGTAGAACAGCATGTCGCCCATCCCGGTCAGACGCTCGGCGCCCATGGCGTCCAGGATCGTGCGGGAATCGTGACTGCTGCTCACCGCGAAGGCGATGCGGGCGGGCACGTTCACCTTGATCAGGCTGGTCAGGATGTCCACGCTGGGCCGCTGCGTCGCCAGCACCAGGTGCATGCCGGTCGCGCGGGCCATCTGCGCCAGCCGCATGATCGCGCCCTCGACCTCCTTGGGACTGGTGATCATCAGGTCCGCCAGCTCGTCGATGATGATCACCAGGTGCGGCAGCTCCGTCTCGCCGACCTGCCGCATCTTCGCGTTGAACTGCTCGAGGTTCTTCGCGCCCACCTGCGACATCATCTTGTAGCGCCGCTCCATGTGCGCCACCGCGCCCAGCAGCACGCCCGCCGCGTCCACCGGGTTGGTGACCACGTTGCGGACCAGGTGCGGAATCCCGTCGTACGGCGTGAGTTC
Protein-coding sequences here:
- a CDS encoding transcriptional regulator, encoding MFNPPTLEDLQETRRANEKLVLKALESKPEWVETELAKTTGLALSHLRAALASLLDQGRVRRLPGTGTRAVYGLADPGLADVPATPLTGDAKRVRDYLEGRADSALYMSDQLRMTREDVMTALSLLNAHGMITCTFVGSLVIFRLKETQALGTEQAAPAATGKKKQVA
- a CDS encoding fasciclin domain-containing protein yields the protein MKKQTSFITLSLMLATPALAGGAGAPVARPAATPCKSIAQIVMSDPNFSTLATAIEAAGLGQTLMGGQYTVFAPTNAAFAKLPSDTLAMALNDAAMLRSILLYHVVPGKVSAKQVMGMSSGKTAQGSSFLVSVSGGKVMIDNATVTKADVMACNGTVHVIDTVLMPAMSVAAQPATAPAAPAVTVSAPAAPSVDIMSIPAMPMSGGTMTTTTTTTTTTATTEATATGSEMTESNTLYDMIVADERFSTLRDLISDAELTDVLISNDYTIFAPTNEAFEGVDPDQLALIASNPETLKQVLLYHVVSGKLNAEDLKAGTQLRSAEGTSLDLSMDGSSVMVNTAMIDGAPITASNGNIFAINELLLPDTLVLPDPPTGAEVMTETTATTTTTTAPMVMNSASLVEALSQPQFSTLLSLVQKADLVGALTATDVTVFAPTNDAFAKVPQATLDALMADPAKLKQVLTYHVVAGRVVDDGLKVSQLRSLEGSSIDLKASGATYLVGNLSAANAMGSTISARTNAGNSVIYTIDMVMLPPTLK
- a CDS encoding metallophosphoesterase family protein; the encoded protein is MRVAILADIHGNADALNAVLRDARQRGAARLIVNGDVVNRGPDSVQVLRTLLDRPDVTFTLGNHDDLLRLWHARSDALPADWFTDPFWGATAWSTEQLDRAGLLHAPADWPMTLTLREPGLPDVLIAHGTADHYRESLSDRSASARVQALRRAPDGREYGVLIGSHIHRPVDTVIDGTRVLNTGSVGSPATGDPRAQYLLLDATPHGWQVTPRLVPYDRAGVLARFGSSGLLRSGLSAEIFRQEVLSARSLYTPYWTWTEQGGLPRNQASWQAFQALRPATV
- a CDS encoding ABC transporter permease, producing MSERPARHGLRRAMVWEVAARDLLATLRDRRTLNATILMPLILIPLFTLGLPLMLGNFIGGQQQERQTIGVSGPLPAPLRAALERDETLPDGTVVRAGVTLVPVSDPQAAVQSGDVDAALRVPATLPDRAGTGQGTLELHAKLGNLRAQTGAYSKVTDVIDSYNRTLAVQRLGEQGLNESVLQTITVKPVDASTAQEKRSGQLAFLIPMLMLQFIVSGAMATAVDATAGEKERGTLESLLVSPVRRAEVVAGKLLATTLTALTSAAFSVAGFLLSGLAMRLYLQRQPGAATALSGSMGGQLTLSPGSLLTLLGIAASAALIISALLIAVGIYARTFKEAQTYIAPITMVVVLPAVLLQFADFLTFGLGVYAVPIIGGMIAILEIVRGAALPSHALIAIGANLLAALLLGLLALRSFGREEVIFRN
- a CDS encoding ATP-binding cassette domain-containing protein → MLSVQQLGKSYGSFHALRDVTFSAHGGEVFGLLGPNGAGKTTLLRILATLLRPDRGQAQVAGFDITRDPEAIRARIGVVNGGMGLPARLTGREILQSFARLYGLTRTQADARITELDTRLELGRTLDTRAAEYSTGMKQKVVIARAVIHDPAVLILDEAASGLDIFARRTLLDFVQASRAPGRLTVYSTHVMSEVEEVCDRVAILHEGALITLGTLPDILNATGERTLERAFFALVRGQPTGGTHV
- a CDS encoding cyclic-di-AMP receptor, translated to MKLVLAVIQDADATALVRVLSQNAFEVTKLASTGGFLREGNTTLMIGVDDSRLEELKRHVQRTCRTRTRLVAPSVPMGEQNEGLVGDPVEVPVGGAVMFVMGVQEFVKV